Proteins encoded by one window of Porphyrobacter sp. YT40:
- a CDS encoding DUF6445 family protein, giving the protein MLPSLLIVDDFLKDPWAARRAALALDYDPARQHGNFPGLNSSTALDTGGVDEAVSRLLGLRLGPAPGTQHGHCRVTRKADKGRSGVHIDPAAYSGILYLSRSEDCARPDAGGTDFFRHRRTGLEAVPQDPAKIAASGYGDINALVEDVVNKDTSTPARWERTLRIPARFNRLLLFSPWQFHNAAPGFGSTPEDARLVMLLFFAPRT; this is encoded by the coding sequence ATGCTGCCCTCGCTCCTGATCGTCGACGATTTCCTGAAAGACCCCTGGGCCGCGCGCCGGGCTGCCTTGGCGCTCGACTATGATCCGGCGCGCCAGCATGGCAATTTTCCGGGGCTCAATTCCTCGACAGCGCTCGACACCGGCGGCGTGGACGAGGCGGTTTCGCGGCTACTTGGGCTGAGGCTTGGCCCCGCTCCGGGCACCCAGCACGGCCATTGTCGCGTCACCCGCAAGGCCGACAAGGGCAGGAGCGGGGTGCATATCGACCCGGCGGCTTATAGCGGCATTCTTTACCTCTCGCGCTCCGAGGACTGCGCCCGACCTGACGCGGGCGGCACCGATTTCTTCCGCCACCGCCGCACCGGACTTGAAGCCGTGCCGCAGGACCCTGCGAAGATCGCGGCATCGGGCTACGGCGACATCAATGCACTGGTGGAGGACGTGGTCAACAAGGACACCTCCACCCCCGCTAGGTGGGAGCGCACTCTGCGCATTCCTGCCCGCTTCAACCGGCTGCTGCTATTCTCGCCCTGGCAATTCCACAACGCCGCGCCCGGTTTCGGCTCCACGCCGGAGGATGCGCGGCTCGTGATGCTGCTGTTCTTCGCGCCCCGGACGTAG
- the dnaJ gene encoding molecular chaperone DnaJ has translation MSSAQLDYYATLECSRDADGATLKSAYRKLAMKYHPDRNPGDATCEAKFKAINEAYDCLKDPQKRAAYDRYGHEAFTQGMNGGGGGGPFGGGRGPDGFADIGDIFETIFGGAFGGGGGQRTQTRRGADLRYDMQVTLEEAFHGKSTEIEIEVSQSCDTCDGTGATPGTSERQCNLCHGMGSVRAKQGLFVIERPCPTCSGRGTVIENPCRDCRGEGRVDKAQTLKVDIPAGVDTGTRIRLSGKGEAGQRGAPAGDLYIFLHVKPHSLFEREGTTLLTRVPVSFTTAALGGCVEIPDLDGSTNRLEIPAGIQSGKQLRVRGAGMPVLQGRGRGDLVAEIVVETPTKLSRRQKEILEEFKATETGDECPESRGFFDKLKDAFGG, from the coding sequence ATGTCCAGCGCCCAGCTCGATTACTACGCCACGCTCGAGTGCAGTCGCGACGCCGATGGCGCGACACTCAAGAGCGCCTATCGCAAGCTCGCCATGAAGTATCACCCGGACCGCAATCCGGGCGATGCGACCTGCGAGGCCAAGTTCAAGGCGATCAACGAGGCCTATGACTGCCTCAAGGACCCGCAAAAGCGCGCGGCCTACGATCGCTACGGCCACGAGGCTTTCACCCAAGGCATGAACGGCGGCGGGGGCGGTGGCCCCTTTGGCGGCGGTCGCGGGCCCGACGGCTTTGCCGACATCGGCGACATTTTCGAAACGATCTTCGGCGGCGCCTTCGGTGGCGGGGGCGGTCAGCGCACCCAGACCCGCAGAGGTGCCGATCTGCGCTACGACATGCAGGTCACGCTCGAGGAGGCCTTCCACGGCAAGTCGACCGAGATCGAGATCGAAGTCTCGCAATCCTGCGACACGTGTGACGGCACCGGCGCGACGCCGGGCACCTCCGAACGCCAGTGCAACCTGTGCCACGGCATGGGCAGCGTGCGCGCCAAGCAGGGCCTGTTCGTGATCGAACGCCCGTGTCCGACCTGCTCGGGCCGCGGTACAGTGATCGAAAACCCCTGCCGTGATTGCCGCGGCGAGGGTCGCGTCGACAAGGCGCAGACGCTTAAGGTGGATATTCCCGCGGGCGTCGACACCGGCACCCGCATCCGCCTGTCCGGTAAGGGCGAGGCCGGCCAGCGCGGCGCGCCGGCGGGCGATCTTTATATCTTTCTCCACGTAAAGCCCCACTCGCTGTTCGAGCGCGAAGGCACGACATTGCTGACCCGTGTGCCGGTGAGCTTTACCACGGCCGCGCTGGGTGGCTGTGTCGAGATTCCCGACCTCGATGGCTCTACCAACCGGCTCGAAATTCCGGCCGGCATCCAGTCGGGCAAGCAGTTGCGTGTGCGCGGCGCGGGGATGCCGGTGCTGCAAGGGCGTGGGAGGGGCGATCTGGTGGCGGAAATCGTGGTCGAAACCCCCACCAAGCTCAGCCGCCGCCAGAAGGAAATCCTCGAGGAATTCAAGGCGACCGAAACCGGCGACGAATGCCCCGAAAGCCGCGGCTTCTTCGACAAGCTGAAAGACGCCTTCGGGGGCTGA
- the dnaK gene encoding molecular chaperone DnaK, with the protein MAKVIGIDLGTTNSCVAVMDGGKPKVIENSEGARTTPSIVAFTKDGQRLIGQPAKRQAVTNPDNTLFAIKRLIGRRFEDPLTKKDMELVPYKITKGKNGDAWVNAGGEDYSPSQISAFILQKMKETAESYLGETVTQAVITVPAYFNDAQRQATKDAGQIAGLEVLRIINEPTAAALAYGMDKEDGKTIAVYDLGGGTFDVSILEIGDGVFEVKSTNGDTFLGGEDFDNAIVEFLADSFKKKEGMDLKTDKLALQRLKEAAEKAKIELSSAATTEINLPFITARMEGGSTTPLHLVETITRADLEKMVDGLIQRTLDPCKKALKDVGISKDQVDEVILVGGMTRMPRVREVVEQFFGAKPHTGVNPDEVVAMGAAIQAGVLQGDVKDVLLLDVTPLSLGIETLGGVFTRMIDRNTTIPTKKTQTYSTAEDNQNAVTIKVYQGEREMAADNKLLGNFDLIGIPPAPRGVPQIEVTFDIDANGIVSVSARDKGTGKEQTIKIQASGGLSDADIDQMVKDAEKFAEEDKKRRAAAEARNQADSLVHATEKQLEEHGSKIDAATKTEVEEAIAAVKTALEGGDADDIGAKAQALTQSAMKMGQQIYEAQQAAGPEGEAAAGEAAPEEEVVDAEFSEVDEDKKG; encoded by the coding sequence ATGGCTAAAGTAATCGGTATCGACCTCGGCACCACCAATTCCTGCGTCGCTGTCATGGACGGCGGCAAGCCCAAGGTCATCGAAAATTCGGAAGGTGCGCGCACCACTCCCTCGATCGTCGCCTTCACCAAGGATGGCCAGCGCCTGATCGGGCAGCCGGCCAAGCGTCAGGCGGTGACCAACCCCGACAACACCCTGTTCGCGATCAAGCGCCTCATCGGTCGCCGGTTCGAAGACCCGCTGACCAAGAAGGACATGGAACTCGTCCCCTACAAGATCACCAAGGGCAAGAATGGCGATGCCTGGGTGAACGCAGGCGGCGAAGATTACAGCCCCTCGCAGATTTCCGCCTTCATCCTTCAGAAGATGAAGGAAACCGCCGAGAGCTATCTCGGCGAGACCGTGACGCAGGCCGTCATCACCGTGCCCGCCTATTTCAACGACGCCCAGCGTCAGGCGACCAAGGACGCCGGCCAGATCGCCGGCCTTGAAGTGCTGCGCATCATCAACGAGCCGACCGCAGCCGCGCTCGCCTATGGCATGGACAAGGAAGACGGCAAGACCATCGCTGTCTACGACCTTGGCGGCGGCACCTTCGACGTCTCGATCCTCGAAATCGGGGACGGCGTGTTCGAAGTGAAGTCGACCAACGGCGACACCTTCCTCGGCGGTGAAGACTTCGACAATGCGATCGTCGAGTTTCTGGCGGACTCCTTCAAGAAGAAGGAAGGTATGGACCTCAAGACCGACAAGCTTGCGCTGCAACGGCTGAAGGAAGCGGCGGAAAAGGCCAAGATCGAGCTGTCGAGCGCGGCGACCACCGAAATCAACCTGCCCTTCATCACCGCGCGTATGGAAGGCGGCAGCACCACCCCGCTGCACCTCGTGGAGACGATCACCCGCGCCGACCTCGAAAAGATGGTCGACGGGCTGATCCAGCGCACGCTCGATCCGTGCAAGAAGGCGCTCAAGGATGTCGGCATCTCCAAGGATCAGGTCGACGAGGTGATCCTCGTCGGCGGCATGACCCGCATGCCGCGCGTGCGTGAAGTCGTGGAGCAGTTCTTCGGTGCCAAGCCGCACACTGGCGTGAACCCCGATGAAGTCGTCGCCATGGGCGCGGCCATTCAGGCGGGCGTGCTGCAGGGCGACGTCAAGGACGTGCTGCTGCTCGACGTGACCCCGCTCTCGCTCGGCATCGAGACGCTGGGCGGTGTGTTCACCCGCATGATCGACCGCAATACCACCATCCCGACCAAGAAGACCCAGACCTACTCGACCGCCGAGGACAACCAGAACGCGGTGACGATCAAGGTCTATCAGGGCGAGCGCGAGATGGCCGCGGACAACAAGCTGCTCGGCAATTTCGACCTGATCGGGATTCCGCCGGCCCCGCGCGGCGTGCCGCAGATCGAAGTCACCTTCGACATCGACGCCAACGGGATCGTCTCGGTCTCGGCGCGTGACAAGGGCACCGGCAAGGAACAGACGATCAAGATCCAGGCCTCGGGCGGTCTCTCGGACGCTGACATCGACCAGATGGTCAAGGATGCCGAAAAGTTCGCCGAGGAGGACAAGAAGCGCCGGGCCGCCGCGGAAGCGCGCAACCAGGCCGACAGCCTCGTCCACGCGACCGAAAAGCAGCTCGAAGAGCATGGCTCCAAGATCGACGCTGCCACCAAGACCGAGGTCGAGGAAGCCATCGCGGCGGTCAAGACCGCGCTCGAAGGCGGCGATGCCGATGACATCGGCGCCAAGGCGCAGGCGCTGACCCAGTCCGCAATGAAGATGGGTCAGCAGATCTACGAAGCCCAGCAGGCCGCCGGGCCCGAAGGCGAAGCGGCTGCTGGCGAAGCGGCCCCTGAAGAAGAAGTCGTCGACGCCGAATTCTCCGAGGTCGACGAAGACAAGAAGGGCTGA
- a CDS encoding copper chaperone PCu(A)C: protein MNTIRRAVVAIVLSAGAMALSGCSDAAEAPPAGETSAAAAGSLTVSNARVVMAPVAGNPAAVYFDLSYSGETPVTLTEVAVEGAGMTMIHDYAESAGKMEMTMAGDISLAKDAQVSFAPGGLHVMAMQPSDALKAGGTAKVTLTLSDGTTATVDAPVKAAGDER, encoded by the coding sequence GTGAACACGATCCGACGCGCCGTTGTGGCGATTGTTCTGTCCGCAGGCGCAATGGCTTTGTCCGGCTGCTCCGACGCGGCCGAGGCGCCCCCGGCGGGCGAGACGAGCGCTGCGGCAGCGGGCAGCCTGACCGTCAGCAATGCCCGAGTGGTCATGGCTCCTGTCGCGGGCAATCCGGCGGCGGTCTATTTCGATCTTTCCTACTCGGGCGAGACGCCGGTAACCCTCACCGAAGTGGCGGTCGAAGGCGCAGGGATGACGATGATCCACGATTACGCCGAAAGCGCGGGCAAGATGGAGATGACGATGGCAGGCGACATTTCGCTCGCCAAGGATGCGCAGGTGAGTTTCGCGCCGGGCGGGCTGCACGTCATGGCGATGCAGCCTTCCGATGCGCTCAAGGCCGGGGGCACCGCCAAGGTCACGCTGACCCTCTCGGACGGCACCACCGCCACGGTCGACGCGCCGGTCAAGGCCGCCGGGGACGAGCGCTGA
- a CDS encoding vgr related protein — translation MFGDAIDYAPVRIKRRKFFPLQPRKVTMAPMGHLHFHPEAHHYCEDFATASLALQGHFIHEMVHVWQAQTRGRWHLVLRRHPWCRYDYALKPSWRLERYGIEQQAEIVKHAFLLRRGAKVAGVADPAVYAAILPFTPA, via the coding sequence GTGTTCGGCGATGCGATCGACTATGCGCCGGTGCGGATAAAGCGGCGCAAGTTCTTCCCCCTGCAGCCGCGCAAGGTGACGATGGCACCGATGGGGCATCTGCACTTTCACCCCGAAGCACATCACTATTGCGAGGATTTCGCAACCGCTTCGCTAGCGCTGCAAGGCCATTTCATTCACGAAATGGTCCACGTGTGGCAGGCCCAAACGCGCGGGCGCTGGCATCTGGTGCTGCGCCGTCATCCGTGGTGCCGATATGACTATGCGCTCAAACCGAGCTGGCGGCTTGAACGCTACGGCATCGAGCAACAGGCCGAAATCGTGAAACATGCCTTTCTGCTGCGGCGAGGCGCGAAAGTGGCGGGCGTGGCGGATCCGGCGGTCTATGCCGCCATTCTCCCATTCACGCCCGCCTGA
- a CDS encoding nucleotide exchange factor GrpE, translated as MTENEKPLDQAVEDELKGVPEHLREGGDEAEPLGEALESLRRDLEAARQEVLYAQAETQNVRRRLEREKDEARAYAATGFARDILSVADNLARAVQAIPETLRGDDSMKGLVVGLEATQRELEKVFASHGITRIAAVGLPLDPNQHQAMLEVPTTDHEPGTVVQEMQAGWMIKDRLLRAAMVAVAKKPD; from the coding sequence ATGACCGAGAATGAAAAGCCGCTGGATCAGGCGGTTGAAGATGAATTGAAGGGCGTGCCCGAGCATCTGCGCGAGGGCGGGGACGAAGCCGAGCCGCTGGGCGAAGCGCTCGAATCGCTGCGCCGCGATCTGGAGGCCGCCAGGCAGGAGGTGCTCTACGCGCAGGCGGAGACGCAAAACGTGCGCCGCCGTCTGGAGCGCGAAAAGGACGAGGCGCGCGCCTATGCCGCGACCGGCTTTGCCCGCGATATCCTGAGCGTGGCCGACAATCTTGCCCGTGCGGTGCAGGCGATCCCCGAAACCTTGCGCGGTGACGACAGTATGAAGGGGCTCGTCGTCGGTCTCGAAGCGACCCAGCGCGAGCTGGAGAAGGTGTTCGCCAGTCACGGTATCACCCGCATCGCCGCGGTCGGCCTGCCGCTCGACCCCAATCAGCATCAGGCGATGCTGGAGGTGCCCACCACGGATCATGAGCCGGGCACAGTGGTGCAGGAAATGCAGGCGGGGTGGATGATCAAGGACCGCTTGCTGCGCGCCGCGATGGTAGCGGTGGCAAAGAAGCCGGACTGA
- the hrcA gene encoding heat-inducible transcriptional repressor HrcA, giving the protein MTSLPITDLTERAREIFRRVVEEYIESGQPVGSKTLAADGTLNLSPASIRSVLADLEMAGLLAAPHTSAGRMPTDAGLRIFVDGMMRVAEPTAQEQAAIEARLAEAGPVEAAIKQASAILSDLSGAAGMVLVAPREQRLAQFNLVDLGQGRALAVLVGEDGGVENRILTIGGALSPGALDRASNYITARLAGRTLAEAALAMRSEIAAGKSQLDDASRDLVERGLAVWSEDAAARPVLIVRGAANLLDEAALGDIERVRMLLEDLENKQSVAELLDTAREADATRIFIGSENRLFALSGSSVVASPYRDREGRVVGVLGVIGPTRLNYARVVPMVDLTARSLGKLIA; this is encoded by the coding sequence ATGACCTCGCTCCCGATCACCGATCTGACCGAGCGCGCGCGCGAGATTTTCCGGCGTGTGGTGGAGGAATATATCGAGAGCGGTCAGCCGGTCGGCTCGAAGACGCTGGCGGCGGATGGCACGCTCAACCTTTCGCCCGCCTCGATCCGTTCGGTGCTGGCCGATCTGGAGATGGCGGGCCTGCTCGCCGCGCCGCATACCAGCGCGGGGCGGATGCCGACCGATGCTGGGCTTCGCATCTTCGTCGACGGGATGATGCGCGTGGCCGAGCCCACCGCGCAGGAACAGGCCGCGATCGAGGCGCGTCTGGCCGAGGCAGGGCCGGTCGAAGCGGCGATCAAGCAGGCCTCGGCGATCCTCTCCGACCTCTCGGGTGCGGCGGGGATGGTGCTGGTCGCCCCGCGCGAGCAGCGTCTGGCGCAGTTCAATCTGGTCGATCTCGGGCAGGGGCGGGCGCTCGCGGTGCTGGTGGGTGAGGATGGCGGGGTAGAGAACCGCATCCTGACCATCGGCGGCGCGCTCAGCCCCGGCGCGCTCGACCGGGCGTCGAATTACATCACCGCAAGGCTCGCCGGACGCACGCTGGCCGAAGCCGCGCTGGCTATGCGATCCGAGATCGCCGCCGGCAAGTCGCAGCTCGACGATGCCTCGCGCGATCTGGTCGAGCGGGGCCTTGCCGTCTGGAGCGAGGATGCCGCCGCGCGGCCCGTGCTGATCGTGCGCGGCGCGGCCAACCTGCTCGACGAGGCGGCGCTCGGCGATATCGAGCGGGTGCGGATGCTGCTCGAAGACCTCGAAAACAAGCAATCAGTCGCCGAACTGCTCGACACCGCGCGAGAGGCAGATGCCACCCGTATCTTCATCGGCTCCGAAAACCGATTGTTTGCCCTCTCCGGCTCCTCCGTGGTCGCGTCACCCTATCGCGACCGCGAGGGCAGGGTGGTCGGCGTGCTTGGCGTGATCGGCCCGACCCGGTTGAATTACGCGCGGGTTGTCCCCATGGTGGATCTGACGGCCCGTTCGCTGGGCAAGCTCATCGCTTGA
- the rph gene encoding ribonuclease PH, which produces MRPSGRAPDEMRAISIETGFTKHAEGSCLIGFGDTKVLCTASVEKGVPPWLRGKGEGWVTGEYSMLPRATHTRGAREAAKGKQSGRTQEIQRLIGRSLRAVVDLQKLGERQITLDCDVIQADGGTRTAAISGAWIALRLAVNGLMASGDIKHDPIAAQVAGISCGIYKGTPVLDLDYDEDSNAEADGNFVLLSGGKIAEVQATAEGATYDEEALLRLLRLARIGCDRIFAAQMEAVK; this is translated from the coding sequence ATGCGCCCTTCAGGACGCGCGCCCGATGAAATGCGCGCCATCTCGATCGAAACCGGCTTCACCAAGCACGCCGAGGGCTCCTGCCTGATCGGCTTTGGGGACACCAAGGTGCTGTGCACCGCGAGCGTCGAAAAGGGCGTCCCGCCGTGGCTGCGCGGCAAGGGCGAAGGCTGGGTGACAGGCGAGTACTCGATGCTCCCGCGCGCCACCCACACCCGCGGTGCTCGCGAGGCGGCCAAGGGCAAGCAATCGGGCCGGACGCAGGAAATCCAGCGGCTTATCGGACGGAGCTTGCGCGCGGTGGTCGATCTCCAGAAGCTTGGCGAGCGGCAGATCACGCTCGATTGCGACGTGATCCAGGCCGATGGCGGCACGCGGACAGCGGCGATTTCGGGCGCGTGGATTGCGCTGCGACTGGCGGTGAATGGCCTGATGGCCTCAGGCGACATCAAGCACGATCCGATTGCCGCGCAGGTCGCGGGCATTTCCTGCGGCATCTACAAGGGCACCCCGGTGCTCGATCTCGATTACGACGAGGATTCGAACGCCGAGGCCGATGGCAATTTCGTGTTGCTCTCGGGCGGCAAGATCGCCGAGGTGCAGGCCACCGCCGAGGGCGCGACCTATGACGAGGAGGCGCTGCTGCGCCTCCTGCGCCTGGCCCGCATCGGCTGCGACCGCATCTTTGCGGCGCAGATGGAAGCGGTGAAGTGA
- the rdgB gene encoding RdgB/HAM1 family non-canonical purine NTP pyrophosphatase, translating to MTRRLGSGSLVIATHNAGKLKEISALLDPYGVKCISAGSLGLPEPAETGTTFAQNALIKARAAAEASGLAALADDSGLSVAALGGRPGVYTADWAERQWFEGAPGRDWYMAMGKVEGMLAELGPDVDRAAAFHCVLALAWPDGEYAVYEGRCEGSLTWPPRGTLGFGYDPVFVPTGASQTFAEIAPEAKHAISHRADAFAKLVAAQFG from the coding sequence GTGACACGCCGCCTTGGCTCCGGCAGCTTGGTGATCGCCACGCACAATGCGGGCAAGCTCAAGGAAATCAGTGCGCTGCTCGATCCCTATGGGGTGAAGTGTATATCCGCCGGATCGCTCGGCCTGCCCGAGCCTGCGGAGACCGGCACCACCTTCGCGCAGAACGCGCTGATCAAGGCGCGCGCGGCGGCGGAGGCTTCGGGGCTGGCGGCGCTGGCGGACGACAGCGGGCTCAGCGTCGCGGCGCTCGGCGGACGGCCGGGCGTCTACACAGCCGACTGGGCCGAGCGGCAGTGGTTCGAGGGCGCACCGGGCCGCGACTGGTACATGGCGATGGGCAAGGTCGAGGGGATGCTTGCCGAACTGGGGCCGGATGTCGACCGCGCGGCGGCGTTTCACTGCGTTCTGGCGCTGGCATGGCCGGATGGCGAATACGCGGTTTACGAGGGTCGCTGCGAGGGCAGCCTGACCTGGCCGCCGCGCGGGACGCTGGGCTTCGGCTATGACCCGGTGTTCGTGCCCACCGGCGCTTCGCAAACCTTCGCCGAGATCGCGCCCGAGGCAAAGCACGCCATCAGCCACCGCGCCGATGCTTTCGCCAAGCTCGTCGCGGCGCAGTTCGGCTGA
- a CDS encoding CAP domain-containing protein: MTAAPAMPQGSAQDPRPLYPAEQEWLARHNDARAEVGLGKLRWNHALMRDAQDWAEQLAARGAFRHYPDLIAIGQGENLWKGTRATYAPSQMIELFVDEKRMFRPGTFPDVSSTGRWSDVGHYTQIIWPETQEVGCATAVNARHEVLVCRYWPAGNRMGYRLDPAGRMARR; this comes from the coding sequence ATGACAGCCGCGCCCGCCATGCCGCAAGGCTCCGCGCAAGATCCGCGCCCGCTTTATCCCGCCGAGCAGGAATGGCTCGCCCGCCATAACGACGCGCGCGCCGAGGTCGGGCTCGGCAAGCTGCGCTGGAACCATGCGCTGATGCGCGATGCGCAGGACTGGGCCGAACAGCTCGCCGCGCGCGGGGCCTTCCGGCACTATCCCGATCTCATCGCGATCGGGCAGGGCGAGAACCTGTGGAAGGGCACGCGGGCGACCTATGCGCCCTCGCAGATGATCGAACTGTTCGTCGACGAAAAGCGCATGTTCCGCCCCGGCACTTTCCCCGATGTCTCGAGCACCGGACGCTGGAGCGATGTCGGGCATTACACCCAGATCATCTGGCCCGAAACGCAGGAAGTCGGCTGTGCGACGGCAGTCAATGCCCGGCACGAGGTGCTGGTATGCCGCTATTGGCCGGCGGGCAACCGCATGGGCTATCGGCTCGACCCGGCCGGCAGGATGGCGCGGCGCTGA
- the hemW gene encoding radical SAM family heme chaperone HemW has product MARALYIHWPFCAKKCPYCDFNSHVRAGVDVAAWQAALTADMRTEAAVAGGETLTSIFFGGGTPSLMPPALVAALLAEAERLWGFDPGIEITLEANPSSVEAANFAALAAAGINRVSLGVQSLDDAELAFLGRLHGADEALAALATAQAHFARVSFDMIYALPGHTPELWEQRLTRALGFGTGHMSLYQLTIEPGTRFASDVRRGRLVPLGDDEAAELFDITQALTGAAGLPAYETSNHARPGEESRHNLVYWRYQDYAGIGPGAHGRRGGVATVRHKKPENFLAAVARQGDGIVEARALTVPEQATEALLMGLRLTEGVDLDALSARFALPRAGLIDEAALARLAGFGMMWAESTRIGVTPRGRGVLDALLGEVVADTLVAA; this is encoded by the coding sequence GTGGCGCGTGCGCTCTATATCCATTGGCCCTTCTGCGCGAAGAAATGCCCCTATTGCGACTTCAACTCGCATGTCCGCGCGGGCGTGGATGTTGCCGCGTGGCAGGCGGCGTTGACCGCCGACATGCGCACCGAGGCAGCGGTCGCGGGCGGTGAGACGCTGACCTCGATCTTCTTCGGCGGCGGCACGCCTTCGCTGATGCCCCCCGCCCTCGTCGCCGCCCTGCTGGCCGAAGCCGAAAGGCTGTGGGGTTTCGACCCCGGGATCGAGATCACGCTCGAGGCCAATCCGTCGTCCGTCGAGGCGGCGAACTTTGCGGCATTGGCGGCGGCTGGGATCAATCGGGTGTCGCTGGGGGTGCAGTCGCTCGACGATGCGGAACTGGCGTTTCTCGGCCGACTGCACGGTGCCGACGAGGCGCTGGCCGCGCTCGCGACGGCGCAGGCGCATTTTGCGCGGGTGAGCTTCGACATGATCTACGCCCTGCCCGGTCATACGCCCGAGCTGTGGGAGCAGCGTCTGACCCGCGCGCTGGGTTTCGGCACCGGGCACATGTCGCTCTACCAGCTGACGATCGAGCCCGGGACGCGCTTTGCCAGCGACGTGCGGCGCGGGCGGCTTGTCCCGCTGGGCGACGATGAAGCGGCGGAACTGTTCGACATCACGCAGGCCCTCACCGGCGCGGCGGGTCTGCCTGCCTACGAGACCAGCAACCATGCTCGTCCGGGAGAAGAGAGCCGCCACAACCTCGTCTATTGGCGCTATCAGGATTACGCCGGGATCGGCCCCGGCGCGCATGGGCGGCGTGGCGGCGTGGCGACGGTGCGGCATAAGAAGCCCGAGAACTTCCTCGCCGCCGTCGCGCGGCAAGGCGACGGCATCGTCGAGGCGCGCGCGCTGACAGTTCCCGAACAGGCGACCGAGGCGCTGCTGATGGGCCTGCGTCTGACCGAGGGAGTCGACCTTGATGCCCTGTCCGCCCGCTTCGCTCTCCCCCGTGCCGGGCTGATTGACGAGGCAGCGCTCGCCCGGCTTGCGGGTTTCGGCATGATGTGGGCCGAGAGCACGCGGATCGGGGTCACTCCGCGAGGGCGCGGGGTGCTCGACGCGCTGCTGGGCGAGGTCGTGGCCGATACGCTGGTGGCGGCGTGA
- a CDS encoding tyrosine recombinase XerC has product MSGPDLLEAWRAHLADNRRRSQHTVRAYVAAASRLVAARGCEDWAAVAQIEAHDLRAHLAQRRAEGLGNASTARELSALKAFIAFARAQAGDPDPAAPRLRGPRIKKGLPRPVTPDEAVNLTEWVDDLAADDWIGARDRAVLLLMYGSGLRIAEALSLTGRDAALGEVLQVTGKGGKQRVVPVLPITRAAVADYAKACPFPLTANEPLFRGAKGGPLSPGMVQRAMAQARRALGLPDTATPHALRHSFATHLLSAGADLRSLQELLGHASLGSTQIYTRVDVASLLDNYRKAHPRG; this is encoded by the coding sequence GTGAGCGGTCCCGACCTGCTCGAAGCGTGGCGCGCGCATCTGGCCGATAACCGCCGCCGCTCGCAGCACACGGTGCGCGCCTATGTTGCGGCAGCCTCACGGTTGGTCGCGGCGCGGGGCTGCGAGGACTGGGCGGCGGTCGCGCAGATCGAGGCGCATGATCTGCGCGCCCACCTCGCGCAGCGCCGCGCCGAGGGGCTTGGCAATGCCAGCACCGCGCGTGAGCTTTCGGCGCTCAAGGCTTTCATCGCTTTCGCCCGCGCGCAGGCAGGTGATCCCGATCCCGCCGCGCCGCGGCTGCGCGGGCCGCGGATCAAGAAGGGCCTCCCCCGCCCCGTCACGCCCGACGAAGCGGTGAACCTCACCGAATGGGTCGATGACCTTGCCGCCGACGATTGGATCGGTGCGCGCGATCGGGCGGTGCTGCTGCTGATGTACGGATCTGGGCTGCGCATCGCCGAGGCGCTCTCGCTCACGGGCCGGGACGCGGCGCTGGGAGAGGTGCTGCAAGTGACCGGCAAGGGCGGCAAGCAGCGCGTGGTGCCGGTGCTGCCGATCACGCGCGCGGCGGTGGCGGACTATGCTAAGGCGTGCCCCTTTCCCCTGACCGCAAACGAGCCCCTCTTCCGCGGTGCCAAGGGTGGTCCGCTGTCGCCCGGCATGGTGCAGCGGGCGATGGCGCAGGCGCGGCGCGCGCTGGGACTACCGGACACTGCGACGCCCCACGCGCTGCGGCACTCCTTCGCCACGCATCTGCTGAGCGCCGGGGCGGATCTCAGAAGCCTGCAGGAACTGCTCGGCCACGCCTCATTGGGCTCGACACAAATCTATACCCGCGTCGATGTCGCCAGCCTGCTCGACAATTACCGCAAGGCGCACCCTCGGGGTTGA